In Candidatus Abyssobacteria bacterium SURF_5, the following are encoded in one genomic region:
- a CDS encoding DUF2254 domain-containing protein gives MCRAPVWTIFMKTRITNVWFNLSSSYWFVPALLGFAAVGLSYGVYAVDVYLRENDVSSVWWLYGGGISGARTILTSMATSLVTIASVVFSISLLVLSTTLSQYGPLLIRNFMHDRASQVTFGIFVATFIYCYLMLNLLKGQQVDYMPGLSVTVGILLGIVSVGVLVYFIHHMAASIQSDNVIATVGKDFEKTIARLYPESKKNNNRRPTNKVDPSVPPDFDQHASPVLAAQAGYLQAVDTQHLLHIAGENDLILRLGFRPGLFVNEQHALALVWPGERKDERICREIRQGFIFGTERTLEQDVEFAVNQIIEIAVRALSPSLNDPFIALTCVDWLGVGLMKMAESDIPSPYHYDKSGKLRIIAHPLDFVELTGEMFTKLRQYANLNVATTIRLLEVIQEIGGTVQREPDRVALLKHALMLERGSRALQMQQWERKCVEEKFRLAVRALMKDAGPPAYDSYRKRNYEGR, from the coding sequence ATGTGCCGCGCCCCCGTGTGGACTATCTTTATGAAAACCCGAATTACTAATGTCTGGTTTAACCTCAGTTCGAGTTACTGGTTTGTTCCGGCGCTTCTCGGCTTTGCAGCCGTCGGCTTATCGTACGGAGTATATGCTGTTGATGTTTATCTGCGCGAGAATGACGTCTCTTCGGTATGGTGGTTATACGGAGGCGGAATATCCGGTGCACGCACCATCCTTACCTCGATGGCCACTTCGCTGGTGACCATCGCCAGCGTCGTCTTCTCCATCTCGTTGCTTGTCCTCTCGACAACACTCTCTCAGTATGGTCCGCTTCTGATCAGAAATTTCATGCATGACAGAGCGAGCCAGGTGACATTCGGCATATTCGTCGCCACCTTCATTTACTGCTACTTGATGCTCAACCTGCTGAAGGGACAGCAAGTTGATTATATGCCCGGTCTCTCAGTCACGGTCGGTATCCTGCTTGGGATCGTCAGCGTCGGGGTGCTGGTGTATTTCATCCACCACATGGCCGCCTCGATTCAATCAGATAACGTGATAGCGACCGTGGGAAAAGATTTTGAAAAAACCATTGCGCGCTTATATCCCGAGTCCAAAAAGAACAACAACCGCCGCCCAACGAATAAGGTTGATCCGTCTGTTCCGCCCGATTTCGATCAGCACGCTTCGCCCGTACTCGCCGCTCAGGCCGGATACCTTCAGGCAGTTGACACACAGCACCTGCTCCATATCGCCGGCGAAAACGACCTGATTCTCCGATTGGGCTTCCGGCCGGGACTCTTTGTCAACGAACAACATGCCCTGGCCTTGGTATGGCCCGGTGAACGCAAGGATGAGCGCATTTGCCGCGAGATCAGACAAGGATTTATCTTTGGCACGGAAAGAACGCTCGAGCAGGATGTGGAATTCGCAGTTAATCAGATAATCGAGATCGCCGTCCGCGCGCTCTCTCCCTCTCTCAATGATCCGTTCATCGCGCTCACATGCGTCGATTGGCTCGGCGTCGGCCTGATGAAAATGGCGGAATCCGATATTCCGTCTCCCTATCATTACGACAAATCCGGAAAACTGCGGATAATCGCTCACCCCCTGGATTTCGTCGAGCTCACCGGCGAGATGTTTACCAAGCTCAGACAGTACGCAAACCTTAATGTTGCGACCACAATTCGCCTGCTTGAAGTCATACAGGAAATCGGAGGAACCGTCCAAAGAGAGCCGGACCGCGTCGCTCTCCTGAAACATGCCCTCATGCTCGAACGAGGAAGCCGCGCTCTTCAAATGCAACAGTGGGAGAGAAAATGCGTGGAGGAGAAATTCCGGCTGGCGGTCCGAGCATTGATGAAGGACGCCGGGCCGCCGGCCTATGACTCATACCGAAAGAGAAATTATGAAGGAAGGTAA
- a CDS encoding DUF202 domain-containing protein — MKTAAKKQPSPASELSAGWAGSATATRQEGNILNENQYEQADERTDLARKRNALANERTFSAWVRTALAAVAAGVGIAKLIPTVRAEWLTVVIGALFILGGIILFLLSIVRYHATESELQLRDSRQISLWTLGLIIFLFLAGSVLSLLLLWM; from the coding sequence ATGAAAACGGCGGCAAAGAAACAACCCAGCCCGGCCTCGGAACTCTCCGCAGGCTGGGCTGGTTCCGCCACAGCAACCCGGCAGGAAGGAAATATTCTGAACGAAAATCAATACGAGCAGGCGGACGAACGCACCGATCTGGCTCGCAAACGAAACGCCCTCGCGAATGAACGCACCTTCAGCGCCTGGGTGAGAACCGCGCTCGCAGCCGTCGCGGCAGGAGTCGGCATAGCAAAGTTGATTCCAACCGTCCGGGCTGAATGGCTGACAGTTGTGATAGGAGCGCTGTTCATTTTGGGAGGAATCATTCTCTTTCTGCTCTCAATTGTGCGATATCACGCCACAGAATCCGAGCTCCAACTGAGAGATTCACGGCAAATCTCCCTCTGGACGCTCGGTCTGATCATTTTTCTCTTTCTCGCTGGCTCAGTTCTCTCCCTGCTCCTTCTCTGGATGTAG
- a CDS encoding type 1 glutamine amidotransferase produces MPRRRLAGMKVAILVTDYFEQIELTEPKRALEQAGAKTVIIAPEAGEVQGFHHDVKGDIFPVDLSLDEANPDDFHAVLIPGGALNADSLRMDFRAREFVRRIDEMNKPIAVICHGPWLLASAGLVHGRTLTSYHTIQDDIRNAGGQWLDLELVRDRNWVSSRKPDDLPAFNKGMIQLFEEYKAPKRQPAGVRS; encoded by the coding sequence ATGCCCAGGAGACGGCTCGCCGGAATGAAGGTCGCCATCCTGGTCACGGATTACTTTGAGCAAATCGAACTGACGGAGCCGAAACGAGCGCTCGAACAAGCGGGGGCCAAAACAGTCATAATAGCTCCCGAAGCTGGCGAGGTTCAGGGGTTTCATCATGACGTGAAGGGGGATATTTTCCCGGTCGACCTTTCCCTCGATGAGGCAAATCCGGACGATTTTCATGCCGTTCTCATCCCTGGAGGAGCATTGAACGCCGACTCGCTGCGAATGGATTTTCGCGCGAGAGAATTCGTTCGCCGTATCGATGAAATGAACAAGCCGATCGCCGTTATCTGCCACGGCCCCTGGCTGCTTGCATCCGCCGGCCTGGTGCATGGGAGAACGCTTACCAGTTATCACACCATTCAGGACGACATCCGCAATGCCGGTGGGCAATGGCTTGATCTGGAACTGGTTCGCGATCGCAACTGGGTGAGCAGCCGAAAGCCCGATGATCTGCCCGCTTTCAACAAGGGGATGATTCAGCTTTTTGAAGAATACAAAGCGCCCAAACGACAGCCGGCGGGCGTCCGCTCATGA
- a CDS encoding superoxide dismutase codes for MAYEPKDFKSLLGMQGFSDTLLNNHFTLYNGYVTNTNKNLELSQQLLKEGNTYGFGEVKRRLGWEFNGIRLHELYFGNLGGKAALKKDGKLAKKLAEDFGSYDAWEKEFREVGGMRGIGWAVLYQDNTNGRLINFWINEHDCGHPAGCIPILIMDVFEHAYMIDYGTKKAGYIDAFFKNVNWEAVEKRLK; via the coding sequence ATGGCTTACGAACCCAAGGATTTTAAGAGTCTGCTCGGAATGCAAGGCTTCAGTGACACCCTGCTGAACAACCATTTCACCCTGTACAACGGTTACGTCACCAACACGAACAAGAACCTCGAGTTGTCCCAGCAGTTGCTCAAGGAAGGCAACACGTATGGTTTCGGCGAGGTCAAACGAAGACTCGGATGGGAATTTAACGGTATCCGCCTGCATGAATTATATTTCGGTAATCTCGGCGGAAAGGCCGCTCTGAAAAAGGACGGCAAGCTTGCCAAAAAGCTGGCTGAGGATTTCGGCAGCTATGATGCCTGGGAAAAGGAGTTCCGCGAGGTCGGCGGCATGCGCGGCATCGGCTGGGCCGTCCTGTACCAGGATAATACCAACGGCCGACTCATCAATTTCTGGATTAATGAACATGATTGCGGGCATCCGGCAGGCTGCATACCGATCCTGATCATGGACGTCTTCGAACACGCCTACATGATCGACTACGGCACGAAAAAAGCGGGTTACATCGACGCTTTCTTCAAGAACGTAAATTGGGAGGCGGTCGAAAAACGGCTGAAATAG
- a CDS encoding alpha-N-arabinofuranosidase: protein MAKIKIDVERKIGPINPNIYGGFIEHLGRCIYGGIYEEGSPLSDERGFRKDVLEIMKGLRLPNLRYPGGNFVSGYHWQDGVGPKDKRPRKLEFAWNTVEPNRFGTDEFIEYCRAINTEPFLCVNLGTGTPEEAAAWVEYCNGTDDSHYANMRRANGYNQPHNVKFWGLGNEMGGFWQIGEKNAQDYAKTAREAAKMMRWADPSIRLVGCGFLEQVEGPSWNLETIDKLAGFIDYLSLHIYTGNSDYYTNVAGPVRAQRLIDIFNATITIAMHGKKAARPEIAMDEWNVWYKAFGGCMEEQYDLSDALAVAGFLNVMHRNCTTVTLSNLSQMVNVIAPIFAGPEGLFLQTIYHSFKLYRDHCQPIALDPFVDSLAYQTVVLHEWSGGGHDSPVETVPYIDVSATVNEPATELSLAVVNRHRENPIVAQISLDSFYPKKVCRVFEINGPQVDAKNSFSEPDNVKTVEKRFNSAAAEFRYEFPAHSVTLLKLDSKGKS from the coding sequence ATGGCAAAAATAAAGATCGATGTCGAACGCAAAATCGGCCCCATCAATCCGAACATTTACGGCGGTTTCATCGAGCACCTGGGACGTTGCATTTACGGCGGAATTTACGAAGAAGGCTCTCCTCTCTCCGATGAACGCGGTTTCCGGAAGGACGTCCTGGAAATCATGAAGGGGTTGCGGCTTCCGAATCTGAGGTATCCCGGTGGAAACTTCGTTTCCGGCTATCACTGGCAAGACGGAGTCGGGCCCAAAGACAAGCGCCCCCGGAAACTGGAGTTCGCATGGAATACCGTGGAACCAAACCGCTTTGGAACCGACGAGTTCATCGAATATTGTAGAGCGATAAACACGGAGCCTTTCTTGTGTGTCAACCTCGGAACCGGAACGCCGGAAGAAGCCGCGGCATGGGTCGAATACTGCAACGGAACGGATGACTCCCATTACGCCAACATGCGCAGGGCAAACGGCTACAATCAGCCGCACAACGTCAAGTTCTGGGGCCTCGGAAACGAGATGGGAGGTTTCTGGCAGATCGGCGAGAAGAACGCTCAGGATTACGCCAAAACCGCCCGCGAAGCGGCGAAAATGATGCGATGGGCGGACCCATCCATCCGACTGGTCGGATGCGGTTTTCTGGAGCAGGTGGAGGGACCGTCATGGAATCTGGAAACGATCGATAAGCTCGCCGGCTTTATAGATTACCTTTCGTTGCATATCTACACCGGGAACTCCGATTATTACACCAATGTCGCCGGGCCAGTCCGCGCGCAGAGGCTGATAGATATATTCAACGCGACGATCACCATCGCCATGCATGGGAAGAAGGCGGCCCGACCGGAAATCGCCATGGACGAATGGAACGTGTGGTATAAGGCCTTCGGCGGCTGCATGGAGGAGCAGTACGACCTGTCCGATGCGCTTGCCGTCGCCGGCTTCCTCAATGTCATGCACCGCAACTGCACGACCGTCACACTCTCGAATCTGTCTCAGATGGTAAACGTTATTGCTCCAATATTTGCCGGCCCGGAAGGACTGTTTCTGCAGACCATCTACCATTCCTTCAAGTTGTACCGCGACCATTGCCAGCCCATCGCTCTCGATCCGTTTGTTGACTCCCTCGCCTATCAAACCGTGGTTCTCCACGAATGGAGCGGCGGCGGGCATGATTCTCCGGTGGAAACTGTCCCCTATATCGATGTTTCCGCCACCGTGAATGAGCCTGCGACCGAACTGAGCTTGGCCGTAGTAAACCGGCACAGGGAGAACCCGATCGTAGCGCAGATTTCTCTCGACTCTTTTTATCCCAAAAAAGTGTGCCGCGTCTTCGAGATCAATGGCCCGCAGGTGGATGCAAAAAATTCCTTTTCCGAACCGGACAACGTGAAAACAGTCGAAAAGAGATTCAATTCAGCGGCGGCGGAATTTCGTTACGAGTTTCCCGCTCACTCTGTAACCCTCTTGAAATTGGATTCGAAAGGAAAATCATGA
- a CDS encoding L-rhamnose isomerase yields the protein MKNTANMEKAYQIAKEKYERLDVDTETALAALDAISLSLHCWQGDDVGGFERPGAGLEGGGIQVTGNYPGKARTAAELRSDLEKAYSLIPGLHRLNLHAMYGEFGGRRIERNEIEPHHFEGWIEWAKTQHLKIDFNCTCFSHPKAESGFTLSSKNKDIRQFWIEHVSRCRTISAFIGRELGSPCIHNLWIPDGSKDIPADRLTHRALLKESLDEIYAAEYPVSEMKDSVESKLFGIGSESFVTGSHEFYMGYALKKGKMLCLDLGHFHPTESVADKLSSILLFSDELLLHMSRGVRWDSDHVAILSDDMREVCGEIVRNDFITRVHLALDFFDGSMNRVGAWVIGARAVLKALLIALLEPAETLRNFEEAGDYFSRLALMEELKSMPFGAVWDYHCLRKGLPAGDSWLNEIRRYEVETLRKRSQSTRGITKPQDTGNHLQEGEKWQK from the coding sequence CGAAGGAAAAGTACGAACGGCTCGATGTCGATACCGAGACAGCGTTGGCGGCGCTGGATGCAATCTCCTTGTCGCTCCATTGCTGGCAGGGGGACGACGTTGGAGGTTTCGAGAGGCCGGGCGCTGGACTGGAGGGCGGAGGGATACAGGTAACAGGCAACTATCCAGGCAAAGCGAGAACCGCGGCGGAACTCAGAAGCGACCTTGAAAAAGCCTACTCCCTCATCCCCGGCCTCCATCGGCTGAACCTCCATGCGATGTACGGTGAATTCGGCGGCAGACGCATCGAGAGAAACGAAATAGAGCCCCATCACTTTGAAGGCTGGATCGAATGGGCGAAAACTCAGCATCTCAAAATCGACTTCAATTGCACGTGCTTTTCCCACCCTAAAGCCGAATCCGGTTTCACGCTGAGCAGCAAGAATAAGGATATTCGTCAGTTCTGGATCGAGCACGTCAGCAGATGCAGGACAATCAGCGCGTTCATCGGGCGTGAGCTCGGCTCCCCATGCATCCATAACCTGTGGATTCCCGACGGCTCGAAAGATATTCCGGCGGACCGGCTGACGCATCGGGCTCTGCTGAAAGAATCGCTCGATGAGATCTACGCCGCTGAATATCCTGTGTCTGAAATGAAGGACTCCGTCGAAAGCAAGCTTTTTGGAATCGGGAGCGAATCGTTTGTGACAGGCTCGCACGAGTTCTACATGGGCTATGCGCTTAAGAAAGGCAAAATGCTCTGCCTCGATCTGGGTCATTTCCATCCGACTGAATCAGTCGCCGACAAGCTTTCATCAATCCTGCTGTTCTCGGACGAACTACTCCTTCACATGAGCCGCGGCGTCCGATGGGACAGCGATCACGTGGCCATTCTCAGCGACGATATGCGAGAGGTCTGCGGGGAGATCGTCAGGAACGATTTTATTACGCGCGTTCATCTTGCGCTTGACTTCTTCGATGGAAGCATGAACAGGGTGGGCGCATGGGTCATTGGCGCCAGGGCCGTCTTGAAAGCCTTGTTGATCGCGCTCCTGGAGCCAGCCGAGACGCTCAGGAACTTCGAGGAAGCAGGCGACTACTTCTCGCGGCTGGCGCTCATGGAGGAATTGAAAAGCATGCCGTTTGGCGCGGTGTGGGATTATCATTGTCTGAGGAAAGGCCTGCCGGCTGGCGACTCATGGCTGAATGAGATCCGGCGTTACGAAGTCGAGACGCTGCGCAAGCGTTCGCAGTCGACGCGAGGGATCACAAAGCCGCAGGATACAGGAAACCATCTGCAAGAGGGAGAGAAATGGCAAAAATAA